In Chlorocebus sabaeus isolate Y175 chromosome 2, mChlSab1.0.hap1, whole genome shotgun sequence, the genomic stretch TGAAAGGATCCCTCCGCGTCCAAAAGACCACAGGGTCGCGGCGCCTGTCAGACAAGAGTCCTTCCAAGGATTCCGGGTCGCGCAGTCCCCGGTGAACGGCTTTGACCAACATTCTGGGGCGTGTACCTGGACGACTCCCCGAGAACCCTGGGGAGTGTAGTCTACCGAGGGGATGCGAAGCACAGGGTCGCATAGCCACGGGCCGTGCCGAGGATTCTGGGTAGCGTAGTCCCGGCCGCGCTGAGTATTCTGCGTAGCGTAGTCCCGGGCGGCGCCGAGCGGTCCAGATCCCTGGGCGTCAGCGAACCGTGAGGTGGGTAGTGCACCGTCGGTGACCTCAGCGCCTCGTTTCGCCGTCAGCCGCCTTGGTGAGTCGCGCTCCTCCGGGTCCCTTTCTCCAGCGCCCTTCCTGCGCAGGAAGAAGGGCCGGGAAGGCCTGGGACGCCAGGGCACTGCTGGGGCCGTAGCGCGCCCTGCCTCAGGCCCGGCGTCTCCATGTTCTGGGGAGGGGCGGAGACCGAGCGGTCCAGATCCCTGGGCGTCAGCGAACCGTGAGGTGGGTAGTCCACCGTCGGTGACCTCAGCGCCTCGTTTCGCCGTCAGCCGCCTTGGTGAGTCGCGCTCCTCCGGGTCCCTTTCTCCAGCGCCCTTCCTGCGCAGGAAGAAGGGTCGGGAAGGCCTGGGACGCCGGGGCGCTGCTGGGGCCGTAGCGCGCCCTGCCTCAGGCCCGGCGTCTCCGTGTTCTGGGGAGGGGCGGAGACCCAGGCCGCGCCTTGGAGTGGACTGTGGCACTGCGACTCGCCGAGCGTCCCGGGTCTGGGCCGCTACTCGGTCTCCGTCCCGGTTGCGTGTAGTGGCGGTTAGGCAGCCCGGATTTCACAGGGGCGCCGAGCAACCCAGGTCTCCGTGTGCCAGTGTCGCTGCTCCTCGGGTGGGGACGGGCCAGCGGCCTAGGTAGCTGCCACGCGGGTCGTTTGGCTGGAGGTGGAGGGGGACTCGGCCACAGACTGGGTCCACGGGTTGGGTGGGGGTTATAGCCCAGAGACTGATGGACTAGGTCCGACTCGGGTTCCCTCCGACTCTTGGTGCTCCAGACTTTGTTGTGGGAGGCGGGACCGGGGAGGACTTCGCCCGCGTGTTTTGGGGAAGGGTCGCTGCTTTGGGTTGGGGGCAGGCCGCCTTGGGACTATCTTCCTCGGATGGGAGGGTAGGCCGGGACCAGATGTCCTGGCATGGGCACTTCTAGACATGTGTGGGGGCCCCTGCGTGGGGCAGCGTCCGCAGGAGGTGAGGTAGCTGTGGGGACCCAGGTGGTCTCTTCCCTGGAGCCCTACTAATGAtggcaaaatatatttaaagaggtttattttgagtCAGTGTGAGTGACTGTGGCCCAGGTTATTcagtctcaagaggtcctgagaaagtgCCCGAGGTGGTCGGCTTGCAGGTTAATTTTATACAATCCAGGGAGACAGGAATTTCAGGTAAAATCATAAATCAGGctgagcactgtgggaggtcaggagttccagagcagcctgggcggcacagcaagacaccctgtctctacctgaaattagaaaaataaaaaattagcagagcgtggtgtcccatgcctgtagtctcaactacttcgGTGGCCCAGTCAGTTgagtccgggaggtggaggctgtaacGAGCTATGTTGGCTGccctgcatgccagcctgggcaacacagcgagatcttGCCTCAgaaaatcataaatcaatatGAGGAAGATACACATGGGTTCCTCCCAAAAATCCAGTATCTCCAAACGGGTTTACACCTCATGGGGGCACTTAGGTATTCTTTAGTGGACAATTGGTTGAGAGACTTAAGCTGTTGCCTAAAGCCTGGAATCAGAAGTATGCCAGAGTTAAGGGGATTGCATAGATCAAagttcttgttatgtagatgaagcctcttAGTTGGCAGCCCACAGAATGGATGGTAAAtgtatgttttcagttatttttgtttctttgtttgtttttgtttttttgagagagagtcttgctctgtcgcccaggctagagtgcagtggcgtgatctcagctcactgccactacCACCTccccggtttgagcagttctcctgcctcagcctcctgagtagctgggactacaggtgcccaccaccacgcctggctgatttttgtatttttagtagagatggggtttcaccatgttgctcaggctggtcttgacctcctgacctcaggtgatccacctgccttggcctcccagagtgctgggattgcaggtgtgagccaccatgcgtcaAACTGGCTGTCTCTTCCAGACCTAGGAAAGGCTTAGAACGAAGGAGATCTGGCTACATTAGTGGAGATTTgctacagatgcaaattttccc encodes the following:
- the LOC103247032 gene encoding uncharacterized protein — encoded protein: MVAVTPTPITKEALPTCLWPSPPPPPAKRPAWQLPRPLARPHPRSSDTGTRRPGLLGAPVKSGLPNRHYTQPGRRPKHGDAGPEAGRATAPAAPRRPRPSRPFFLRRKGAGERDPEERDSPRRLTAKRGAEVTDGGLPTSRFADAQGSGPLGLRPSPEHGDAGPEAGRATAPAVPWRPRPSRPFFLRRKGAGERDPEERDSPRRLTAKRGAEVTDGALPTSRFADAQGSGPLGAARDYATQNTQRGRDYATQNPRHGPWLCDPVLRIPSVDYTPQGSRGVVQVCWSLLGVHSRPCLPGYHKRRLQNSKDYCLLLPLEASSQRVTCQMPARALLYDVSVDPCWEMSSCQEAWWESGTYLRRLSFPYQSLSTVLRYLLLSSELAGRNF